Proteins from a single region of Methanoculleus horonobensis:
- a CDS encoding ABC transporter permease, which produces MNARHVGIVAKKELLGLSSEKTIVFAILLQVFIAMFSSFLMVGLTAMYDPEAIEGYSTIAYGVGYAGADSPLIDEFEKRDDLILHRMDLGQALAALRERQVSAVVYVPDTPPDADGAVMVTLYLIQNDLQSSVINVKVKEVLQGYEKELREVRADRMTAFPVSLNFPESGGGENFFEFVYGLLIPLLVLLPAIVSAALIIDLITEEYQRQTLETLMSTPVTFAEMVWGKVAACEVLVPVQAGAWLLLLGFNGIAVDNAAAILLHASVGGLFLILLGALVALHYRERTSAQFIFSTALVVVFLLVMAVPYNPLNLMVRLAVDTAGPVHWLILLLVAGVTALLGWAVTAYARRVGEGVPA; this is translated from the coding sequence GTGAACGCGCGTCATGTCGGCATCGTCGCGAAGAAGGAACTCCTGGGGCTCTCGTCGGAGAAGACGATCGTCTTTGCGATCCTCCTGCAGGTATTTATCGCGATGTTCTCGTCGTTTCTGATGGTGGGGCTCACCGCCATGTACGACCCGGAGGCGATCGAGGGCTACTCGACGATTGCCTACGGCGTCGGCTACGCAGGGGCGGACTCACCGCTCATCGACGAGTTCGAGAAGAGAGACGACCTCATCCTCCACCGGATGGATCTCGGCCAGGCGCTTGCGGCGCTCCGCGAACGGCAGGTCTCGGCGGTGGTCTACGTCCCGGACACCCCGCCCGACGCAGATGGGGCGGTCATGGTCACGCTCTACCTCATCCAGAACGACCTGCAGTCGAGCGTCATCAACGTCAAGGTGAAAGAGGTGCTCCAGGGCTACGAGAAGGAACTGCGGGAGGTCAGGGCCGACCGGATGACCGCCTTCCCGGTCTCGCTGAACTTCCCCGAGTCCGGGGGCGGCGAGAACTTCTTCGAGTTCGTCTACGGCCTCCTCATTCCGCTGCTCGTCCTCCTCCCGGCGATCGTCTCGGCCGCCCTGATCATCGACCTCATCACCGAGGAGTATCAGCGCCAGACGCTCGAGACGCTGATGTCGACGCCGGTCACGTTCGCGGAGATGGTCTGGGGGAAGGTTGCCGCCTGCGAGGTTCTGGTTCCGGTTCAGGCCGGAGCCTGGCTCCTCCTCCTCGGGTTCAACGGCATCGCGGTCGATAACGCCGCCGCGATCCTCCTCCACGCCTCGGTGGGCGGGCTCTTCCTCATCCTGCTCGGGGCTCTCGTGGCGCTCCACTACCGCGAACGGACGAGCGCCCAGTTCATCTTCTCGACCGCGCTCGTCGTGGTCTTCCTCCTCGTCATGGCCGTCCCCTACAACCCCTTGAACCTCATGGTCAGGCTCGCTGTGGACACCGCCGGCCCCGTCCACTGGCTGATCCTTCTTCTGGTCGCGGGCGTAACGGCCCTCCTCGGGTGGGCGGTAACGGCTTACGCCCGCCGGGTCGGGGAAGGGGTTCCAGCATAG
- a CDS encoding ABC transporter: protein MSLASSIRTIAVWEMNRSMTTMGRSILPLAAGLLVLLMLVTAFAAQSGVHMQDGMYRIGIDDPEIARIVAPDSRFTAYLDSGASLWENRFAYDIIILQGEVYAADTEKGRAALKTLERGYEGYVSYVAAGEPDLFAAYPLWIDLQYVKSEIDFLATQSGQQVGAPANAGRPPVPSGPVEAVTPPASAMPVSEETLREHLADTGSNHPLERYTGVVSGDSPMEQFRTPSELSAPLPFDAIILVFVFIFPLYFTSQFFMMSVMNERVGRAGEALLSTPIRPAAIVVGKALPYFTIMILIAAAITLFAGAPMTILLPLVPVILFFLANALIIGMASRSFKELSFVSIFFSTLATSYLFFPTVFANTHVISIISPLTLVVLDIQGDGFTAMEYVYSTVLFFATSIILFYVGITNFREERLFSQKPLASRLADFVSAGISRDHPHLSLFLLAGFTIPFVFMAQMLTLVLFFNIPMPLSLVLLTVSAAFIEEFAKSIGLYAVARERPGFLTSRNLLLAAVAIGFGFLAGEKLLLFATLAQITESIFGSVLFLSLQVLWMPLLLHITGVLITGGFLLLWGRQGYGPGLIAASVVHSLYNLHFLMGALL from the coding sequence ATGAGTCTTGCCTCCTCTATCCGGACGATCGCCGTCTGGGAGATGAACCGGTCGATGACCACGATGGGGAGAAGCATCCTCCCGCTTGCGGCGGGGCTTCTCGTTCTCCTGATGCTGGTAACGGCATTTGCCGCCCAGAGCGGCGTCCATATGCAGGACGGCATGTACCGCATCGGCATCGACGACCCCGAGATCGCCCGGATCGTCGCTCCCGACAGCCGTTTTACTGCCTACCTCGATAGCGGGGCATCCCTCTGGGAGAACCGGTTCGCGTACGACATTATCATCCTGCAGGGCGAGGTCTACGCCGCCGACACGGAGAAAGGGCGGGCGGCCTTAAAGACGCTCGAACGCGGCTACGAGGGCTACGTCTCCTACGTGGCCGCAGGAGAACCCGACCTCTTCGCCGCCTACCCGCTCTGGATCGATCTTCAGTACGTGAAGAGCGAGATCGACTTCCTGGCGACCCAGAGCGGGCAGCAGGTCGGCGCCCCGGCGAATGCCGGAAGACCGCCGGTACCTTCGGGCCCGGTCGAGGCGGTGACGCCGCCGGCATCGGCAATGCCCGTCTCCGAAGAGACCCTCCGCGAGCACCTTGCGGATACGGGGAGCAATCACCCTCTCGAACGCTACACCGGCGTCGTCTCGGGCGATTCGCCCATGGAGCAGTTCAGGACGCCCTCGGAGCTCTCGGCACCGCTTCCCTTCGACGCAATCATCCTGGTCTTCGTCTTCATCTTCCCGCTCTACTTCACCTCGCAGTTCTTCATGATGAGCGTGATGAACGAGCGGGTGGGACGGGCCGGGGAAGCCCTCCTCTCCACCCCCATCCGGCCGGCCGCGATCGTCGTCGGCAAAGCGCTCCCCTACTTCACGATCATGATCCTCATCGCCGCCGCGATCACCCTCTTTGCCGGGGCGCCGATGACCATCCTCCTCCCGCTCGTCCCGGTCATCCTCTTCTTCCTCGCAAACGCCCTGATCATCGGGATGGCCTCGCGGAGTTTCAAGGAACTCTCGTTCGTCTCGATCTTCTTCTCGACCCTCGCCACGTCGTACCTCTTCTTCCCGACGGTCTTTGCGAACACCCACGTCATCAGCATCATCTCGCCCCTCACCCTGGTCGTCCTCGATATCCAGGGCGACGGGTTCACCGCCATGGAGTATGTCTACTCGACCGTCCTCTTCTTTGCAACGAGCATCATCCTCTTCTACGTCGGCATCACGAACTTCCGCGAGGAGCGGCTCTTCTCACAGAAACCGCTCGCATCAAGGCTCGCTGACTTCGTCTCGGCCGGGATAAGCCGCGATCACCCGCACCTCTCGCTCTTCCTGCTCGCCGGCTTCACGATACCGTTCGTCTTCATGGCCCAGATGCTGACGCTCGTCCTCTTCTTCAACATCCCGATGCCGCTCTCCCTCGTCCTCCTGACGGTCTCTGCGGCGTTCATCGAGGAGTTCGCGAAGTCGATCGGGCTGTATGCGGTGGCACGGGAGCGGCCCGGGTTCCTGACGTCGAGGAACCTGCTCCTCGCGGCGGTCGCGATCGGGTTCGGGTTCCTTGCCGGTGAAAAACTCCTCCTCTTCGCCACGCTCGCCCAGATCACCGAGTCGATCTTCGGGAGCGTCCTCTTCCTCTCCCTCCAGGTACTCTGGATGCCGCTCCTCCTCCACATCACGGGGGTGCTCATCACCGGCGGTTTCCTCCTGCTCTGGGGACGGCAGGGTTACGGGCCGGGGCTCATCGCGGCGAGCGTGGTGCACAGCCTCTATAACCTTCACTTCCTCATGGGGGCGCTCCTGTGA
- a CDS encoding radical SAM protein has translation MYSRADASGMSVAEQKLTYLTAAGRFDICSPGECLQLLPVAVEARKVSQAPEILPVPLNTLRTSQEALGGLEDPDARPVIAPYISYNRRTGGCGRMLKMLLNGTCSYDCAYCPVRTRREPVSFSPTEFADTFLRLWRDGLVEGLFLSSGIPRDVDYVMHDLVETGEILRRRGYGGYLHLKILPGATRADIHDAARVADRISINLETTSPDRLGGIAGVKDYRQDILKRQSWVAEEKPGGHTTQFVVGAADETDAEILSSLADQYRRIRPSRVYFSAFHSLPGTPLASHPDTPAWRARRWYQADYLLRDYGITADELRTALDEEGFFANRDPKAVLAAGSAPVNVNLAPRRDLLRVPGIGPKAADRILSLRRVRPFAGPADLARAGIRGRAAGRHLVFSERETIQTKLFT, from the coding sequence TTGTATTCGCGGGCCGATGCTTCCGGTATGTCCGTCGCGGAGCAGAAACTCACCTACCTCACCGCCGCCGGGCGGTTCGACATCTGCAGCCCGGGCGAGTGCCTCCAACTCCTCCCGGTCGCGGTCGAGGCCCGAAAGGTCTCTCAAGCGCCGGAGATCCTGCCTGTTCCGCTCAATACCCTTCGTACCTCTCAGGAAGCCCTCGGTGGTCTCGAGGATCCGGATGCGCGACCCGTGATCGCTCCCTACATCTCCTACAACCGCCGAACGGGCGGGTGCGGGCGGATGCTCAAGATGCTCCTCAACGGCACCTGCTCTTACGACTGCGCCTACTGCCCCGTCCGTACCCGGCGGGAGCCGGTGAGTTTCTCCCCGACGGAGTTCGCCGATACCTTCCTCCGCCTCTGGCGTGACGGGCTCGTCGAAGGACTCTTCCTCAGTTCCGGCATCCCCCGGGACGTCGATTACGTGATGCACGACCTCGTGGAGACGGGGGAGATCCTGCGCCGCCGGGGCTACGGCGGCTACCTTCACCTGAAGATCCTTCCCGGTGCAACCCGGGCGGATATCCACGACGCCGCCCGCGTGGCCGACCGGATCAGCATCAACCTGGAGACGACGTCGCCCGACCGCCTCGGTGGCATCGCCGGGGTGAAGGACTACCGGCAGGACATCCTGAAGCGCCAGTCGTGGGTGGCGGAAGAGAAGCCCGGCGGCCACACCACACAGTTCGTCGTCGGGGCTGCGGACGAGACCGACGCGGAGATCCTCTCCTCCCTTGCCGACCAGTACCGGCGGATCCGGCCTTCACGGGTCTACTTCTCGGCGTTCCACTCCCTCCCCGGGACTCCCCTCGCGTCGCACCCCGACACCCCGGCATGGCGGGCGCGGCGGTGGTACCAGGCCGACTACCTGCTCCGAGACTACGGCATCACGGCCGACGAACTCCGGACTGCTCTCGACGAGGAGGGGTTCTTCGCGAACCGCGACCCGAAAGCGGTTCTTGCGGCCGGGAGCGCACCGGTGAACGTCAACCTCGCCCCGCGCCGCGACCTCCTCCGCGTCCCCGGTATCGGGCCGAAGGCCGCGGACCGGATCCTCAGCCTGCGGAGGGTGCGGCCGTTTGCCGGCCCGGCCGACCTTGCGCGTGCCGGTATCCGGGGGAGGGCCGCCGGGCGCCATCTCGTATTCAGCGAGCGGGAGACCATCCAGACGAAACTCTTCACGTAA
- a CDS encoding ABC transporter ATP-binding protein, which produces MITARSLVKHYGDFPALDDVTFDLDDARILGVIGHNGAGKTTLLKIMAGLISPTAGSLAVDGVDVVRRPLDLKQNLGYLPEESRLYETMTTDAYLAFFGEIYGLSKPAIRERREELLDSLALDADNKKIGELSKGMKRKVAIARSLMHDPGLLIYDEPTSGLDPMTSRSVLDYVKDLRDRGKTVIFSAHNLFQVEEACDLVLILRRGKVVAKGTMPELRETFGSLTYQVFFRVPDPAAFATSVGYAASDGRYLAEARSVEELNRTTAALAADGATIERIESHYPTLEEMLLKIGR; this is translated from the coding sequence ATGATCACGGCCCGCTCTCTCGTCAAGCATTACGGCGACTTTCCGGCTCTCGACGACGTCACGTTCGACCTCGACGACGCACGGATACTCGGGGTTATCGGGCATAACGGCGCCGGGAAGACGACGCTCCTGAAGATCATGGCCGGCCTTATCTCACCGACGGCAGGAAGCCTCGCCGTCGACGGGGTTGATGTTGTCAGAAGGCCGCTCGACCTGAAACAGAACCTGGGGTACCTCCCCGAAGAGTCGCGGCTCTACGAGACGATGACCACGGACGCGTACCTCGCGTTCTTCGGCGAGATCTACGGCCTCTCGAAGCCGGCCATCCGCGAGCGGCGCGAGGAACTCCTCGATTCGCTCGCGCTCGATGCGGACAACAAGAAGATCGGGGAACTCTCGAAGGGGATGAAGCGGAAGGTCGCGATAGCGCGATCGCTGATGCACGACCCGGGGCTGCTCATCTACGACGAGCCCACCTCCGGCCTCGACCCCATGACCTCGCGGTCGGTGCTCGACTACGTCAAGGATCTCCGCGACCGGGGCAAGACGGTGATCTTCTCCGCCCACAACCTCTTCCAGGTGGAGGAGGCCTGCGACCTCGTCCTTATCCTGCGCCGGGGGAAGGTGGTGGCGAAAGGCACCATGCCCGAACTCCGGGAGACCTTTGGTTCGCTCACCTACCAGGTCTTCTTCCGGGTGCCCGATCCGGCGGCGTTCGCGACGTCGGTCGGCTATGCCGCTTCCGACGGGCGGTACCTTGCCGAGGCGCGTTCCGTCGAGGAGTTGAACCGGACGACCGCGGCGCTTGCGGCTGACGGCGCGACGATCGAGCGGATCGAGTCGCACTACCCGACACTCGAAGAGATGCTCTTGAAGATTGGGCGGTAA
- a CDS encoding DUF2795 domain-containing protein produces the protein MAETILEQQVRRTEGQEFFSSDDVVGKRVKNPEGYDLGEISSLRVGLPTGRVAYAVLRTGGMFGLGAKHFAIPIEAMVYRPGDDVFVVNISKYRLDNEPGFSEGDWPREANWSLIESRRPVGPPSQEEARAVTRTEPPPREVVTTERVEVRERAPREEMPIRAEEVEESRTRTTVPVTGPPSRETVVEEVETRPVTEAHAPTLDSMMKAEDVEEGRVATAMPVTETAPREVERPTTTKPATGRLSAAGLQTYLAGMNYPAGRQDLVTHARQHDAPQSVLTTLEGFPDRTYRSAADVSAEFGGEARTRQPTGIETPAGEVRETRTQAPSLTHLSAADLQVYLKGMDYPAGRQDLITHARKNDAPETVIAALERFEERDYRSAADVSTEFGKVR, from the coding sequence ATGGCTGAAACGATTCTGGAGCAGCAGGTGCGGAGGACGGAGGGGCAGGAGTTCTTCTCATCCGATGATGTCGTGGGGAAACGGGTGAAGAACCCGGAGGGCTATGACCTCGGCGAGATCTCGAGCCTGCGGGTAGGTCTACCGACGGGGAGGGTGGCGTATGCGGTGCTCAGGACCGGCGGCATGTTCGGCCTGGGAGCGAAGCATTTCGCGATCCCCATCGAGGCCATGGTCTACCGGCCGGGGGACGATGTCTTCGTGGTGAACATCAGCAAGTACCGGCTCGACAACGAACCAGGGTTCTCGGAGGGGGATTGGCCGAGAGAAGCGAACTGGAGTCTGATCGAGTCGAGACGCCCCGTGGGCCCCCCGAGCCAGGAGGAAGCCCGGGCCGTGACACGGACGGAGCCGCCGCCCCGCGAGGTCGTCACGACGGAGCGGGTGGAGGTGCGGGAGCGGGCACCCCGGGAGGAGATGCCGATTCGAGCCGAAGAGGTGGAAGAGAGCCGAACCCGGACGACGGTGCCCGTAACGGGGCCCCCGTCCCGGGAGACCGTCGTCGAGGAGGTGGAGACCCGGCCGGTGACGGAGGCGCATGCGCCGACGCTCGATTCCATGATGAAAGCCGAGGATGTGGAAGAGGGCAGGGTCGCGACGGCGATGCCTGTTACCGAGACTGCGCCCCGGGAAGTCGAACGGCCCACGACGACGAAACCCGCTACCGGGCGTCTCTCGGCCGCCGGGCTGCAGACCTACCTTGCAGGCATGAACTACCCGGCAGGGAGACAGGATCTCGTAACCCACGCCCGGCAGCATGACGCGCCGCAGAGCGTGCTCACGACGCTCGAAGGGTTCCCCGACCGAACCTACCGGTCGGCTGCCGACGTCAGCGCGGAGTTCGGCGGCGAGGCCCGAACCCGGCAGCCGACCGGAATCGAGACGCCGGCCGGGGAGGTTCGCGAAACCAGGACGCAGGCACCGTCTCTCACCCACCTCTCGGCCGCCGACCTGCAGGTCTACCTCAAGGGCATGGACTATCCGGCGGGCAGGCAGGATCTCATCACCCACGCCCGGAAGAACGATGCGCCGGAGACCGTGATCGCGGCACTCGAACGGTTCGAGGAGAGAGATTACCGCTCGGCCGCAGACGTGAGCACGGAGTTCGGAAAGGTCAGATAA
- a CDS encoding DHH family phosphoesterase has protein sequence MPEAVQNVSKERIKYIILGCGSTGYNVAEELEQENEDLIIVDKDQKRVEDLRDQKYEALVRDLRDPNFMEGLPVPEVAFILANDREANLTALQTVKNRYPATYVIARATDPVSVDLLQQEGADIVLYPQEVVARTAIHHIRKLQSSRLALRLYDMLASWEGMLCIVTHLNPDPDSISSAMALSMIARHASRNKLNCRIVYEGDIGHQENRAFINLLDIKLERLTPQILEECDYIALVDSSGPGVNNELPKSTRVNIIIDHHKNGEHPSTVADFIDIRPGVGATASIMTQYLMELDIPVNKSVATALLYGIRADTRDFKRNVTPQDLNYAAFLLPLTDSDLLDKITSPSMSLETLEIIGNAIRNRRLKSGYLFSNVGYIRNRDALPQAADMLIHLEGVNTALVYGISDQNIIISARNKDIRLHLGNVMAEAFGPIGEAGGHATMAAALIPLNYFSMAKEKEGLLELIIDPILKRFSSIVGLDDEDGQ, from the coding sequence ATGCCTGAGGCGGTCCAGAACGTTTCGAAGGAACGTATCAAATACATCATTCTTGGCTGCGGAAGCACCGGCTATAACGTCGCCGAGGAGCTCGAGCAGGAGAACGAAGATCTCATCATCGTCGATAAGGATCAGAAGCGGGTAGAAGATCTCCGCGATCAGAAGTACGAAGCGCTCGTTCGCGACCTCCGTGACCCGAACTTCATGGAAGGGCTGCCCGTGCCGGAGGTCGCGTTCATCCTCGCGAACGACCGGGAGGCCAACCTGACCGCGCTCCAGACCGTCAAGAACCGGTACCCGGCGACCTATGTCATCGCACGCGCCACCGACCCGGTCAGCGTCGACCTCCTCCAGCAGGAAGGCGCCGATATCGTCCTCTACCCGCAGGAAGTGGTTGCGAGAACCGCCATCCACCACATCCGGAAACTTCAATCATCGAGGCTCGCTCTGCGGCTCTACGATATGCTCGCCTCCTGGGAGGGGATGCTCTGCATCGTCACCCACCTGAATCCCGACCCCGACTCGATATCGAGCGCCATGGCACTCTCGATGATCGCGCGGCACGCGAGCCGCAACAAGCTCAACTGCCGCATCGTCTACGAAGGGGATATCGGGCACCAGGAGAACCGGGCGTTCATCAACCTTCTCGATATCAAGCTGGAGCGGCTCACCCCCCAGATCCTCGAGGAGTGCGACTACATCGCTCTCGTCGACTCGTCGGGTCCCGGCGTGAACAACGAGCTCCCCAAGTCGACCCGGGTCAACATCATCATCGACCATCACAAGAACGGCGAGCACCCGTCCACGGTCGCCGACTTCATCGACATCAGGCCGGGGGTCGGCGCCACGGCGAGCATCATGACCCAGTACCTGATGGAGCTCGATATCCCGGTGAACAAATCGGTGGCCACAGCGCTCCTATACGGTATCCGGGCCGACACTCGCGACTTCAAGCGGAACGTCACCCCCCAGGACCTCAACTACGCGGCGTTCCTCCTTCCCCTGACCGACTCGGATCTCCTCGATAAGATCACCTCCCCGTCAATGTCGCTCGAGACACTGGAGATCATCGGGAACGCCATCCGGAACCGCCGGCTCAAGAGCGGCTACCTCTTCTCGAACGTCGGCTACATCAGGAACCGCGACGCTCTCCCGCAGGCGGCCGATATGCTGATCCACCTCGAGGGCGTGAACACGGCGCTGGTCTACGGCATCAGCGACCAGAACATCATCATCTCGGCGCGAAACAAGGATATCCGGCTCCATCTCGGCAACGTGATGGCCGAGGCGTTCGGGCCTATCGGTGAGGCCGGCGGGCACGCCACGATGGCGGCCGCCCTGATACCGCTCAACTACTTCTCGATGGCGAAGGAGAAGGAAGGCCTGCTCGAACTGATCATCGATCCGATCCTGAAGAGGTTCTCGAGCATCGTCGGCCTGGACGACGAGGACGGACAATGA
- a CDS encoding methyl-coenzyme M reductase glutamine C-methyltransferase, whose translation MEITILSPGIYTYGAMLIGGVLRDAGHRVTLTRTPAAPGDSILLMSLFSTQHLLDPAIRDLVRAHRERGGVVYVGGPVSAAPEMVLGELAPDAVVVGEGEETVVRLVEEGVSPDLSGIAFLDAGRPVVMPPAPPASMDRPLPLIPDDIGSQSVRGASAYIETHRGCIGGCTFCQVPRFFGRAIRSRPLDRIVEEVKAFSAHGATRLSVSGGTGSLYGSTGGEMNPEAFIGLLRSMAEVMGQKNVSSPDIRVDCITDEILDAVRQYTIGWVFFGIESGSDRVLRMMGKGATVRQVGEAVERCREHGLRVAGSFIVGYPGETERDYEATKDLIAALSLDDVFVSSAEPIPATPLADLAVRTPRDRNPAFVPHTGEYRALSLTESEARCFDLMMHADLFRPQLRLVTDEVYNTYLAEARKQGRDIRAATELILRYARP comes from the coding sequence ATGGAGATCACGATCCTCTCTCCCGGCATCTACACCTACGGCGCCATGCTGATCGGCGGTGTCCTCCGCGACGCGGGACACCGGGTCACCCTCACCCGGACGCCCGCCGCCCCGGGCGATTCGATCCTGCTCATGAGCCTCTTCTCGACCCAGCACCTCCTCGACCCCGCGATCCGCGACCTGGTCCGGGCGCACCGCGAGCGCGGAGGGGTGGTCTACGTCGGGGGGCCGGTCTCGGCCGCACCGGAGATGGTGCTCGGGGAGCTCGCCCCCGACGCGGTGGTCGTCGGCGAGGGCGAGGAGACGGTGGTTCGGCTCGTCGAGGAGGGGGTCTCGCCCGATCTTTCGGGGATCGCGTTCCTCGACGCCGGCCGGCCGGTCGTGATGCCCCCTGCCCCTCCGGCGTCGATGGATCGTCCGCTCCCCCTGATCCCGGACGACATCGGGAGCCAGAGCGTCAGGGGGGCGAGCGCCTACATCGAGACCCACCGGGGGTGCATCGGGGGATGCACCTTCTGTCAGGTGCCCCGGTTCTTCGGGAGGGCGATCCGGAGCCGGCCGCTTGATCGCATCGTCGAGGAGGTGAAGGCTTTTTCCGCGCACGGTGCGACGAGGCTCTCGGTCTCCGGGGGGACAGGATCGCTCTACGGCTCCACCGGTGGGGAGATGAACCCGGAAGCCTTCATCGGCCTCCTCCGTTCGATGGCGGAGGTGATGGGGCAGAAGAACGTCTCCTCTCCCGACATCCGCGTCGACTGCATCACCGACGAGATCCTGGACGCCGTCCGGCAGTACACCATCGGGTGGGTCTTCTTCGGGATCGAGTCGGGGAGCGACCGGGTGCTCCGGATGATGGGCAAGGGCGCGACCGTCCGGCAGGTCGGGGAGGCGGTGGAACGGTGCCGGGAGCACGGCCTTCGCGTTGCGGGGAGTTTCATCGTCGGCTACCCCGGGGAGACGGAGCGGGACTACGAGGCGACGAAGGATCTCATCGCCGCACTCTCCCTCGACGACGTCTTCGTGAGCAGCGCCGAGCCCATCCCGGCGACACCGCTCGCCGACCTCGCGGTCAGGACGCCCCGCGACAGAAACCCGGCGTTCGTGCCGCATACCGGGGAGTACCGGGCGCTCAGCCTGACCGAGAGCGAGGCGCGGTGCTTCGACCTGATGATGCACGCCGATCTCTTCCGCCCGCAACTGCGGCTCGTGACCGACGAGGTCTACAACACTTACCTCGCCGAGGCAAGGAAGCAGGGGCGGGATATCAGGGCGGCGACCGAACTCATCCTCCGCTACGCCCGACCGTAA
- a CDS encoding DUF2795 domain-containing protein, translating to MAEQQMGSVLETRPAREETVNLMRAHDIRDIKVRNPEGESLGDISDVAIDRDSGCVTYAVLSYGGILGFGEKHFAIPWEAVRTRPGERSAIVDADKRTLDSSSGFSRDRMPREADWSLVRTPPPARAAAEPTAPVTEREVPPSRGVGTAAAAATGTAMTGAAVTGAAVKGATAPAETAPPSRERVVPTPPPVQTVARGWGEHPTTQPVEERPVMTEAPPARESGVREVRRERIVETPPRETVVEEVRREPAAAMEGPPAARPTTGLERSRMTPGPSAGRLSAAGLQTYLAGMNYPAGRQDLVTHARQHEAPQSVLTTLEEFPDRTYRSAADVSAEFGGEARTRQPTGIEVPAGRVRETRMEEVRETTVEEVREEAPTTRTVPPRTRLSAADLQVYLKGMDYPAGKQEVAAQARKNNAPEDVISAIEGFSDRRYQSAADVSTEFGREVRGEQSSVMETRREPGVTTEEVRREEVVRPETHVEEAPTTRRTAPSLTRLSAADLQVYLKGMDYPAGKQEIVSRARQNNAPDDVISVIEGFSDRTYQSAADVSSEFGKIR from the coding sequence ATGGCAGAACAACAGATGGGATCAGTGCTGGAGACCCGGCCGGCACGGGAAGAGACGGTGAACCTGATGCGTGCCCACGACATCCGGGACATCAAGGTGCGAAACCCGGAAGGAGAGAGCCTCGGCGACATCAGCGATGTCGCGATAGACCGCGACAGCGGCTGTGTCACGTATGCGGTGCTCTCCTACGGCGGGATCCTCGGATTCGGGGAGAAGCATTTCGCCATCCCCTGGGAGGCGGTTCGTACCCGCCCCGGGGAGAGGAGTGCTATCGTGGACGCAGACAAGAGGACGCTGGACAGTTCTTCCGGGTTTTCCCGGGACAGGATGCCGCGTGAAGCGGACTGGAGCCTGGTCAGGACACCGCCCCCGGCACGTGCGGCAGCGGAACCCACGGCCCCGGTAACGGAGAGGGAGGTTCCGCCGTCACGGGGGGTGGGCACGGCTGCAGCAGCGGCCACCGGCACAGCGATGACGGGCGCAGCGGTGACAGGGGCAGCAGTGAAAGGCGCGACGGCACCGGCCGAGACCGCGCCCCCGAGCAGGGAGAGGGTCGTTCCGACGCCTCCGCCGGTCCAGACGGTCGCACGCGGCTGGGGAGAGCACCCGACGACACAGCCTGTCGAGGAGCGGCCGGTGATGACGGAGGCCCCGCCAGCCCGGGAGTCCGGCGTCAGGGAGGTCAGGAGGGAGCGGATAGTCGAGACGCCGCCCCGGGAGACCGTCGTCGAGGAAGTCAGGAGAGAGCCGGCGGCCGCGATGGAGGGGCCGCCGGCGGCCCGGCCGACAACGGGACTCGAACGATCGCGTATGACCCCCGGGCCTTCTGCCGGGCGCCTCTCGGCCGCCGGGCTGCAGACCTACCTTGCAGGCATGAACTACCCGGCGGGAAGACAGGATCTCGTGACCCACGCCCGGCAGCATGAAGCCCCGCAGAGCGTGCTCACGACGCTCGAAGAGTTCCCCGACCGAACCTACCGGTCGGCTGCCGACGTCAGCGCGGAGTTCGGCGGCGAGGCCCGAACCCGGCAGCCGACCGGAATCGAGGTGCCTGCCGGGCGGGTCCGCGAGACCAGGATGGAGGAGGTTCGCGAGACTACCGTGGAGGAAGTCCGCGAAGAGGCACCCACGACCAGAACGGTACCACCCCGTACCCGTCTCTCTGCGGCCGACCTGCAGGTCTATCTCAAGGGCATGGACTACCCGGCAGGCAAGCAGGAGGTCGCCGCCCAGGCCCGGAAGAACAATGCCCCAGAGGATGTTATCTCGGCGATAGAGGGCTTCTCTGACCGAAGATACCAGTCGGCCGCCGATGTCAGCACGGAGTTCGGGAGAGAGGTCCGCGGGGAGCAGTCGTCCGTGATGGAGACACGGCGGGAGCCCGGGGTCACCACGGAGGAGGTCCGGAGAGAAGAGGTGGTCCGGCCTGAAACCCACGTCGAGGAGGCCCCCACGACACGGAGGACAGCACCGTCCCTCACCCGTCTCTCCGCCGCAGACCTGCAGGTTTACCTCAAGGGCATGGACTACCCGGCAGGCAAGCAGGAGATCGTCTCCCGGGCCCGGCAGAACAATGCCCCGGATGACGTTATCTCGGTGATCGAAGGATTCTCCGACCGGACATACCAGTCGGCCGCCGACGTGAGCTCGGAGTTCGGAAAGATCAGGTGA